CTCACAAAAGGAAGGCATAGACTTCAATGAAGTCTTCTCTCCGGTGGTAAAGCATGCTTCTATCAGAATCTTGATGGCTCTCACAGCACAACTCGACTGGGAATTacaccaaatggatgtaaaaacAGCTTTCTTACATGGGAGCCTTGAGGAGAAGATTTACATGCTTCAACCAGAGGGTTTCATAGCTCCGGGTGATGAGGATAAGGTGTGTCTCCTCAAAAGGAGTCTATATGGTCTGAAGCAGTCAAGTCGACAGTGGTATCTCAAATTTGATGAAGAGATGCACAAGCTGGGATTTATAAAGTCCAAGTTTGATGGATGTGTGTACATCAGATACAGGAATCAGGGAGCTGTGGCATGGTTATTgctgtatgtagatgacatgctcATAGCTAGCCCTGATATCAAGGAAGTAGACTGCATAAAGAGGCAACTCAGCTCAgtgtttgagatgaaggatcttggttGTGCCCAAAGAATCCTTGGCATTGACATTGTCAGGGATAGGAAGTCTAAGAGGCTGTGGCTGATGCAAGGAGATTATCTTGGGAGGATGTTGAAGAAGTATCAGATGCATGAGTCGAAAGGTGTCTCAACTCCTCTGagccagcagttcaagctctcTGGAAACCAAGCACCTAAGGATGATCAAGAGAAGAAGCAAATGGACATGATCCCATACTCAAACATTGTGGGCAGCCTCATGTACACTATGGTGTGTACTAGGCCGGACATAGCTCAAGCAATGAGTGTAGTTAGCAGGTATATGAGCAATCCGGGCAGAAGCCACTGGCAGGCTGTGAAATGGCTGATGAGATATGCTAAACAATCTCAGGGCATTGGCATTGTGTATGGAGGAGTGGATGATGTGGGATCCGAGCCCTTGGTGGGATTTTGTGACTCAGATTATGCTGCTAATCTGGATAATAGAAAATCACAATCCGGTTATATCTTCACTCTATTTGGTTCAGCCATCTCTTGGAAGTCTGGATTGCAGTCAGTGGTGGCCCTCTCCACCACAGAGGCCGAGTACATTTCACTCACAGAAGCAGTTAAGGAGTGTAAATGGCTAAAGGGGATCCTTGAGGATTTCGGTGTGAAGCAGAAGGCTGTGGAGATCAACTGTGACAGCAGTGGTGCTTTGTGCCTTGCAAAGCATCAAGTATTCCATGAAAGAAGCAAGCACATTGACGTGCGTATGCATTTTGTCAGAGACGAAGTTGACAAGGGAGAAGTTAAAGTGGTGAAGATCAGCACAGACCACAACCCAGCCGACATGCTCACAAAACCATTACCAACTGCCAAGTTCAACTATTGTCAGGAGTTGGTAAATATGGTTGAgaaatgaatgcaaggaaagGTTGACAGCAAAGTGTTTCTATGCTTCAcattcaaggtggagatttgtagtgtgtgaatgtGATGGCATAAGAGAAtaagagaagaggtggagttgtgACTGCATGCGAAGTGAAGTTCAACTCAAAAATGTGGATAgtcagctcggaaggagtccggcagctcggaaggagtccggcagctcggaaggagtccggcagctcggaaggagtccggcagctcggaaggagtccggtTATCCACgtcagctcggaaggagtccgtTTGAAGTAAGGATCAGGAGTAACAGCACGAGTTTGTTACTAGAGAATCCAACCTCTCTATGATTCTGTTGTAACCATTCACATATAAAAGCAGTCGacgcacacacacatacaagtTAGTTAGCTCAatcattttttctcattcttgttGTATTCATCAAGAGCTTCTTGCGGTTTTGCTCATTGAATAATCAAGAGATAGCAGATAGATTGAGAGATTGTAATCTTGAGAGTGGAGTGAATAAAGATCCATTTTGTtgtccgtggacgtagatcatctttgatcgaaccacgtaaatccttGGTGTGTTTTAGTCCATCGCGTTATTGTTGTGTTTGTCGAGCTTCAAACCGTaacaaaatatgaaacatttggttttagatacaaaattttatgtagtgttgttttctgagttaatgaagagagatatTAAAGTAGGATAGAAGAAAAAGTATAGAGagtgttgtttctatttttagaaacatttcatttttaataggactacctaaaaagaaaaatgtttcatttctaatgggacagagggagtgcTAGTGAATATGCTACTCCCCccgtattcaaaaaatagaaacatttgaaacggcacgagttttaatgcataattggtaaagtaagtgagacgaatttataaagtaatagagaggaaaagaaaaatgagtaaagtaagagagatgaagagaaaaaataataaaaatagagttagtggattgtgagatccatatcttaaaatagaaatattctaaattttctatttttaaggaataacccaaaataaaaaatagttaatatttaaaaaaacagagGTAGTATAacctttctatctctcttattaACTCTTCTTTTCGTTGTTTATGACTAAGAAGTGACTTGGATTTTGGAACGTGATTGTAAAAGCTTTTCATAGTTTAAAATGTTTGACTTGGATTTACATGGTAACAATTGCTCAAAGGGTTAAGCAAAAGCCATGTTTCTAAATTGAATTAGGTTGAGTCTATCATGATTTGTTAATCTTTGTTGACTTCACACGCCCCCCTCCCACTTAAAAACCATGTAAGAGTGTCCAtaatggtggccctcaaggaCCATCAAAGTTGGCCCGGCCACTAAATGTGGCTCTCCTGGGCTCTTCACAATGGTAAATAACAAAGGCCACGAAATGTGGTCCgctccaaaataaaaattaatttgttagcttgtttaatgatattttttaatttaactacaataaattttattagactataatttatgatatttatacaacgaaatttttctagtttaaaaacaacaacccgAAAACCCATATCACTCTGCGGCGCTCCCTCTACGGTTCCAGGCCTCTTCAACCAAATCAGCCTGCAGTGTTGTatgcgatatttggctccgcatatcggtgtaccgctggatcaagtattcattagtacgtggtacacccatctgcaggggCTCCATGACAATACCCGAGCTCGAACTAGCACCATCTTCCAGTGCCcatcgctctgcagcaaatccttcgtcagctattatcatattgtgcaatatgatacatgcagtcatgatgtctgagacatcattttcgtgccattGTCGAACCGGGCACCatataatggcccatcgcgcttggaggacaccaaaagctcgctcaacatccttcctagcaccctcttgttttttcGCGAAGTAGGTTTGCTTCTGCCCAACGGGTTGCCGGATCAacttcacaaacacgggccggcgagggtatatcccatctgcaAATAGTATCCCATGTTGTACTGCGTGCCGTTGGCCATGAATCTAACTTGCGGACCCTCACCCTGGCACTCGTCATTGAACAGGTGGGACGAtcgtagaacgttgatgtcgttgttcgacccagcgacaccaaaatacgcatgctAGATTCGCaagcggtagtcagcaacggcttccaggatcatcgtgggatgtcggcctttgaaaccagaagtgaactgtcccttccaagccaccgagcagttcctccactcctaGTGCAGGCAATCGATGCTCCCCAACATCCCTGGAAAATGATGTGCAGTCCCGTTCATATCAATCAGTCTCTGGAAATCATCGGCCGTTGGCTTCCGTAGATACTCCCCTTTGAAGATATCCTTAATGCCCCTACAAAACTGCCTCAACGTCTGTAGGGCAGTTGTTTCGctcatctgtaggtattcgtcgaacatgtcagcgggcacggcataggcaagctgcctaattgccaCCGTACACTTCTGATATGTCGACAAGCCGAGTCGACCGGTGGCATCATATCGCAAGTTGAAGCACTTGAACAGCTGCGCCAAACACGTCGCTATATGGACGAAGAgttgttgcgacattctgaatcgccgacggAAAAATCTCTGGCGGATAACGGGCGTTCTCGCTGAAGTAGTCTTCCATCAACCGGCAGTCAACCCCGGCATGGTCACGGTCGATATACCACCGATGATAGAACAGCCGAGGGactgccaccgccgccgcctccgcctcgtcagcttcacgttgcaccgctgcaactaggttttggaactccagatctacCGCTTCTTGGTACCGTTtatcgtcggaatccatattTCAGAAGTTGAATTGAAATAGATTGGAACGATTGGAAAGAGTGGTGTTTGAATTGGGGtagaaaaatggagaaaaaatggtgtgtatttatacaaaaaagcagaaaaaaaaatatatttttcggTGGCCGGGCCGCGGGTCTCGGCCCGCTGCAGTGGTGGGCCGCGGCGTACATGGCTGAGCTGCGTGAGGGCCGCGGCCGCAGCTCCCTCTCGGCTCCCAGCTGCCCGTCGTGGCTCTCTGCAGTGGGGGCCACGCACCCGAGCCACGGGCCGCGGCTCtcccactgtggacactctaacaACTTCCCAgcatttggaaattttttaaaattatttccaTAGAAATTGTATTATCTAACTAAGCGATTTCAATATAATACAATTTCTATGGAAACAACTTGATTGTAAGTGTTAATCTATGGAAATAAAAGGAAGAAAGAAATACTACAATTGGGGCCTGTTCAAGTAGGCTGATATGTCCAGAAATGGGCCTATATCATGGTCTATTTGGCTGTTCAAGATCATGGGGTATTCCAAGGGAAGCCCGTTGTTAATGTCCGGGCCCGACCTGTTCACTCCAGGTATGGGCTGAAACCAAATCAGAAGCAGGAGGTGCTAATTCATTTCATGTCTCGATTTCCGGCTCCAGATATGGGAGCATTTTACTATTATCACCCTGAATCATTCAATAGAAGCTACTGATTTTCCCCCCTTCTACAAACGTTGCCCCATTATCTACTGACTTTCTGCATCTTTTCACCATCCTTCAACTCATATTCCCAATTGGATTCCCCTAATTTTCagtttcccccaaaatcatggACCTTCAATTTCCGCTAACATCCAATCCCCTTCCTCTCTTCTTCGCCGGCTATTTGCTCCTCTACCTCATCACCTATTCAATCCTCTTCCGCACCTGGGCCTCCAAGCTCCGCCCTGAAGCTTCAAGCTGCGCTATCTCCCTAGCTCACGGCACCCCCGCAGTATTCCTCGCCGCCTGCGCTATTCTCTCCGACCCGGCCCCGGATTTCCACTCCTCCAACACGCCGCTGCAAAGTCTCGTATTGGATTACAGCATTGCCTATTTCCTCATGGATCTCGTCCACTATCTCATCTTCTACCCCACCGACGTCCTCTTCATCGGCCACCATCTCGCCACGCTCTTCGTCTTCGTCACCTGCCGTTACCTCGTCTACCACGGGGCCGTCGCTATTCTCGTGCTCCTGGTGCTGGCGGAGGTCACCCGCTTCTGCCAGAACGTGTGGGCTTCCAAATTGACGAGGGGGGCAAAGTAGGAAGTACATATATTAggcaattgaaaaaaaaatgaaaacattttAACACCCCTCAATTCCGGATTCATTCCTAGAAGCCTGAACACAATGAACTCTTGGATTAGAACCCTGATGGAACAATACCAAATCTGGATCAAATTAAATTGTGGATACATCTCTCCAACCAACTTGAACACGCCCTTGGAGTAGAAATGAATAGCGAAATGGcgtaacaaataaaaatattaaattaaatatagaagCATAAAGTAGAACCCACGTACAAGGCTTCGGCGCCCACACAAATTAAACTACCCATAGAAAGTCCCAGTGGGGACCACGAAGAGGTTGTGATCGCCTACGCCTGACGGCAGCATCACCAGTTGCGCCCTAGCTTCCATCGCCAGCACGTGTGAAATTTGAGAAGAGGTCAGCAGGTCTCACCCTGAACCAATGAGAAGAAGACACATCGGAACTGACCCGAAACATAGGCGACGCGCTTTCGAGTAGCGCGTCTGCACACGGAGCGAGAGTGGTGAAAGCGACATGATGAATGAAAAGGAACGAGGCGGTCAGAGTGGGCGGCTGAAAGCTGGAGCTGAGACAACGCCTTTTGCTTTGGCTTTt
This DNA window, taken from Salvia splendens isolate huo1 chromosome 18, SspV2, whole genome shotgun sequence, encodes the following:
- the LOC121776892 gene encoding TLC domain-containing protein At5g14285-like, with the translated sequence MSRNGPISWSIWLFKIMGYSKGSPLLMSGPDLFTPVSPKIMDLQFPLTSNPLPLFFAGYLLLYLITYSILFRTWASKLRPEASSCAISLAHGTPAVFLAACAILSDPAPDFHSSNTPLQSLVLDYSIAYFLMDLVHYLIFYPTDVLFIGHHLATLFVFVTCRYLVYHGAVAILVLLVLAEVTRFCQNVWASKLTRGAK